The stretch of DNA TCAAAATCCACACCCCTCGGCTCTCTCTGTCTCGTCCACAAGCTGCACACAACACCAAATCTGCACCACTCTATCATCGTGCTCACTATCACCACCTTCGCATGCGTTTGATTAGGCCTCAGCCGCGAATTGCCCCATCTTATTATAGTTAATCTTAATTTTCTTATCATGATCATAGCCCCCTATATCTGTATTTGTTTATACAAATATGATGCTCAGGAACAGTTTAATGTCtgtcattttttcttttaagaaagATCAATTAAGAGCCATAACGTTTTCATTAGTGTAGTTAGTAACAATTTTAAAGcttcataaaatgttttaataaaaaagataattcCAACAACATACTAATACATATTGATTTCTCAATACTAAATACAGTATTGATATAATTAAGCACATCAAAGGCTGCATAGCGCAGTGGATTAGCGCGTCTGACTTCGGATCAGAAGGTCGTGGGTTCGACTCCCACTGTGGTCGTTCatcttttctttcctttattttgccattaaaataaaaatattgatataaacacatacaaaatttaaattataaataaagtttttttttataagaacaatttctttattttaatttacaatGTTGTCAATGAGAATCGATCATAGGACTTCATGCATAATACTCAAATCTCTCACTACTAGATCAAATTTAATAGCTTCATATGTTTGTCGTATCAAGTATTTAGGCTTCATAGGTATCAATGATTGAGGATGAAATGAAATTAGAATTCCCTTACTCTTCAGTTTAATAAATTTACATGTTTTGTTGCTAAATTATGGATAAGTATATTTTTTGAtttaaaacaataataataataataataataataataataataataataataataatatattttacattCATGTCGTTGTGTtcttttaagagtttaattgatatgcactgacggtgtaaaatagttttacacgaccgtccaataaataaccatcattttgccatgtcatgtcaagaaagtggggtgatgtggcggaaaacatgattggtattggttgacagtgtaaaattatttgacACCGTCtgtacatatcaattaaatcatttctttaatgtcaaatttttagtatattaaatgtatgttaattttttacatCTTATCAAAACTTCAACTCTAgatctccaattttttttaacccttagctcatcCGGTTACCCATCCCACCCCACATTCTCCGTGTCAATGTGTTTGGTCAAGTTCGAAAATCCAAACCCAAAGACCGAACCAATCATTCACGGATGCCTATGGATTGGGTTGGATTTTACTCGCATATAAACGGATTCGGTATGTACCTAGcggattggttcggtttggatacCAAGTTTGTGAGTAGACCCACACCACACCCATAATAACACCTCTATAAGAAATAAGCATTTCCAAAGGCTATGATATAAACGTTAACATATTATGTAACTTTCTTTCATCTCAATCCAAAATTATAAAGAGAAAAGTGGGGCATACTACAAAATTACACAACAAAGATAAAAGGACACAAGATGAGAATGAAATATTATCTGAAAGATTCCATATATTCTTTcattaaattcaatataaatATAACCGATACGACAGGGAGAATAAGAATATATAAGCTATGGTACAAATGAATGTCAAAAACTATTTCATATCACTGAATAAAACATTGAAACATGTCTCATACATTTGGGACAATTTGGGCTGACATTGACAACAATTGTGAGTTGATACATGCAGTTTTCAATTTGTCTCTCCCTTTTGTCTATTCTAACTCAATCATGTTGTTGCTAGCTTGCAATTATATGCATTTGGCCAATTCTAGCATAGGAGACCTTGGCATGTCTCCTACCAGTGGGAGACCAAAATACCTGCTATAGAAGGTGGAACCGGTAAtaccaatatattttttattattttactatttagTTTTAGACATAATAAATAATGTTTCTAAATATTTGgcaaattgatttatttattcattaaaaaCAATACTTTATTAATAGAAATTAGAAGTGAAATTATTCACTTTTCACCGAGATTTATCATCGATAGAACACGATTGTTCTTTGAACTTTGAAGAGAAACCATTGACACCGACGAATTCAATTTGAAGAGCAGATCGGACTCTAATCAGCGAAGAAGAGCAAGCCCGCCTGCAGATTTAATCGTAAGTATATTGTTAGTTGCTTGCAAAAGTATGATTTTAACTTTAGGGAACAAAATTATGCAATAGACGATTAGGTGTATCTGTATGTGTATGTTAAACAATTGGAAGATGTTTATGTCATCTGGTTGGGTTAAATCTTCATATTTATGTTTTGAAACGTTTAGGATTGGAGACAATGGAAGGAGAATTAAGCTGTGAAAATCCGGAGGTTACCAACTTGGATCTCGAAACGGTAAGTTGTAGTGATAGGGTTATTTTCCAGTATGAATGTCAATTAAATCATTGTGGTTTTTCGCTAAAATTATACTATAACACAGGACGATGTAAGTGACGGTAGTTACATGTCAAGTCCTGAACATGatagcaattcaaatgaatATGGAAGTGAACATGATGCTGGAAGTTATACTGCTGAAGAAGACACTGTTGTTATAAGAGACATGGCAGatataaagaaaatatcttTAGAAAATTTTCATTTAACTGATATATCAAAATACGAATTTGCGAGCTTGGATGTGGCCTACAAGTTTTATTGTTGGTTTGCTAAAATGTCTGGGTTTTCTGTTCGCAAAGGCCATGTGATTAGAAATCGGGAGCGACATGTTTTGCAGCAAACATTTTTATGTTCCCGCGAAGGATTTAGACATTCGCAGGGTTTAAATCCGGAAGATCGACAACGTCAACAAAAGAACACAACAAGATGTGGGTGTATGGCAAAATGTAGAGTGCACATAGACATCAGATCCAGAAAATGGTATGTCACCgtatttgaatttgaacacaACCATGAGCTGTTGAATGGAACAATGTGTGGTTTTTTACCAGCATATAGGAAAATGGCTCAAGGTGATATAGATGAGATTGAGCGCAACCGAACGGCAGGGATAAGACCATATCAGGTGTATGGTTCGATGGCTAATGCATCTGGCGGTTTCCACAAAGTGGGGTTTGTTAAAAAGGATTTGTACAACCAAGTTGGGAAACAGCGCAAAGAAGTGTATTCTGATACGTGCCGTGCAGTGAGGTATCTCAGAGATCTCAGCACCAAAGACCCACTAATGTTTGTCACACATTCCATTGACTTAGAAAGAAGGCTTGAGCGGCTATTTTGGTGTGATGGGGAAAGTCGAAAGAACTACGAAATATTTGGTGATGTTGTGGCCTTCGATGCCACTTACCGGAAAAACAAGTACAATTGCCCGTTTGTTGTGTTTTCCGGGGTTAATCACCATAATCAGACCATAGTGTTTGCAACAGGTATTGTAACCCGAGAAACTGAAGAGACATATGTGTGGCTGCTAGAACAATTCCTGACTGCAATGAATGGCAAGCATCCGTTGTCAGTAATTACTGACGGGGACCTTGCAATGAGAAATGCTATTAGGAGGGTATTCCCCACTTCCCACCACAGATTGTGCGCATGGCATTTGTTAAGGAATGCATCGTCCAACATTGGGATTCCGGAATGTATGTCTCATCTCAAAAGATGTATGTTGGGTGACATGGAAGTTGAGAAATTTGAAAACCTTTGGTCTGAGATGGTTGAAAAATTTAGGTTGCAAGACAATAATTGGGTGAAGGATATGTACGAGAAAAGGAAAATGTGGGCGACCGCTCATATCAGAGGTAGTTTCTTTGCGGGTATAAGAACTACTTCTCGATGTGAAGCACTCCACAGCCACATTGGACAGTTTCTACACTCTCGGATCAATATGACTGATTTTGTTCAGCAATTTCACAGGTGCCTCACTTTTTTCCGTTTTAGAGAGATCGAGGCTGATTTCCAATCCAATTATGGCGAGCCAGTATTACAAACGAGCATGAGGTCCATTGAGAAATCTGCTGCTAAACAGTTTACAAAGGAGATATTTTTGTTGTTCCGCTCTATACTCAAGAACGCAGTGCTCCTACGTATTACAGGAAGTGTAGAACTGTCTATGGGGTATATTTTCAATGTTTCAAAATATTGCGGTGATGGCAGTGAATGGTACGTAACCTTTTGTGAAGAACCAATCGATTTTAAATGTTCTTGTTTGAGGATGGAATCTCTTGGATTGCCATGCGATCATATTTTAGCCACGATGCTGTATCTGGACTTTGATCAGCTTCCTGAGTGTTTAGTTTTGCCCCGGTGGTCAAAATATGCCAAAGATTCAATTCGTGATACTTATGCTAGTGGTTCCTTGTACTGGGATGCACAACCGGCTGCTAGATTTTCTGCCATTGTGCAGATGTGCAAAGTTGCTGCGGAGTTGGTGTTTAATGATTTAGAGGAGTATAATCACATTGTTGACATACTGGGTGGTGAAATAAGGCGGTTGAAACTTAAAAGAAACGACCAAAGTGGCGACCGAAGTGGTGAATTATCTCCAGTACTGCAGACGGGTATCGAAGAAGTGGATATTTTGAACCCTGATGTTGTTCGAACCAAAGGGTGTGGTGCAATGCCCAACGGGACGCCAAGCAATCATAGAAGTCATCGTAGCTGTGGAGTTTGTCGCGTGGTAGGTCATAACAAGCGTAGCTGTCCTCACGTCCATACGACCCCTCTTGGTGGAGATACACAATATTCGGCATCTGAATCAAGACACTACTATGACGATTCCTATGAGTTCGTTGGTCAATCTGTAAGTGAAATGTTATattaagtaaaataatttatgttctTCATTGTATACATGTTGAGTGAATATTGAAATCTTTTTTAAACATTGTTCGTAGGGTTATGAAAGGCAATACTGAGCGTGTTGATGGTTATGGATTGTGGTAATAAAAGTTGTATCATGTAAGTGTCTTACGAGTTAccgttttattttattttttgttgaactGCGTAAACTTGTAATAATATAATGCATCCTCGTTTGATCCAGGACTTGTCACTGGTCCGGCGATTCTGCAGTGTTGTTCTTTATGGTCGTTGTCTTATACAGTTATGATGTTGCCAAATGAACATTTCAGTATATTTTCGTTTTTAATTAGTTATGTGTTCTGATGTAATATTTAAAGTATCTGATCGTATTTGGTGTGTTGTTCTAGTAGTTTTAATTTTGGTTGAATGGACAATTGTTTTTGTTCTGTGAAATTTTAAGGGCCTCGATGGTCTTTTGTTAATGTGAACGTTGATGGGTTGGTTATTATGTGTAAACTGTGTTGTCGAAATTTTGCATAAAACCACACATTTAACATTTGATAGTGCCCATGACAATTATGTAATcgaaacaaaaggaaaaatttTGTTCGATGGAAATAAATGCTGATGACAATGGTTTGGTAATACTCTTATATGGGTGATCTATTTATCTGGGTCATGAAGCAGCCCACGAGGATCCAGTTGAAAGAAATACCCAAAAGAACAATCAAACCTCCTAATAGATTGGAAGTATATGACTTCACCTGATACTTGAGTCATGTACCCCTAAATATAGGAGTATTCATGAAATTTATGGCGTGCCCTGTGGGATCACTAGGAATAATTTGTTagtgttgtttgtttgttagcTTTGCCAGTTATGGCCTATATATGTAATGATGCTCACCATGATTGAGAGATCAATGAAATAAAATCCTTTTTCGTATGTTACTCGCCTTTTCCGTttgattgaaattttttttatcttctatCTCTTACAAGAAGTGCATTTCATTTGCAAACACTTTGCGCgcccaaaaataaatttctttcgAGGTGTCCATGTTGGTTCGGATTTGATGGTGTTGGGCCTAATTCTTTGAGGGCTCTGTATAGGCTGAGAGACTTTCATAGGGCCTTGTAGATGTAGATGTTTTTGGACGGGAAAAATAGTATAAAGTGAGGAAATTAACAACACTTTCGCATTTGCTGCGTGACTCACTCATGCATTATTAAACTTTCTCTAGGCTATAAGTAAATGGTAGCTCAAATGGCCATTTAATCCCTTATTGGTGGTTGAAACTACTAATCAAAATTTCTTAGTTTCTAATTTTTAAGTTAAAGAAAAATACTAAGCAAACCACTGAATTGAccttagtttttatttttctaagtcATTCTTAAATAAGTTCATGTTttgtacacaaaaaaaaaaaaattcaattgactttaatattttaaattagtttttgTCTCTAtcaaaatttttctaatttggtCATTCTAATTGTCAAATCAGTTTTTATCTTCATTCACCTTCTATTACCAATTATCCTTGATATTATTTAACTTATCGTCAAATTAGACTATGTCTTTTTCATTCTTATCATCAAATAGTCGTTGTTTTAAATTGACCGTTGACTACGTGTCACTTAAAACGAGGGACCAAATTGAGAAGAAAGGGTTGGTGGCCTATTTGAGTGTCAATTACATATACAAACAccaatttaattgttttttccATGAAATTTACCTCATTGTGACTGTTTATTGTAGTCATCATATCATCCCAATAACCATGAATTGCTAATACATGTGTAGAGTTTCCACTCTCATGATGAGTTCTGAAATATTaaccgattttttttaatacgtAAGAGTGGGATATCGAATCTCTTACTACTTATTTAAGAACCCCATAAATCTCTTTTCCCCTACaccaatttaaaaattaaaattcaatccAACTATATAAACAAATTGAACACTATGGAATTGTTGGCACCTCAAAAACTTGTCCGCAAAATACTAGGAAAAAAACATCTCTAAAAAAACCATTTTGTATaactttgaaaatgtttttctttgcCTTGAAAAACATATCCAAGAAGAAGATTAATCACAGACAAACTAAATGAAAAGGAATATAATTGTTAATATGAAGGTATTAGCATTAGGAGAAGCTATCACATTAAGAACAAGTTCGACTGATGCAATCTAAAATTACAAATGCATAAACATAATGTCACATATATGCATAATCCATGAATAAGTAGTATTCATAAATGATACAAAATTAAGGCAGTTTTACTGATCAAAATATAACCTTAGTACCTAGATAAACATAGAAAATAATAGATCAtttaaaattagtatttttttcctaatcTGATAACTTAAAAACAGGTTTTTTTTCCAGCAATCACCTACATGAGGATCACGTTTAGCCTTCATTGAATGCCCTTCCAAAATAAACAACATAATCATCAAAACATTACAAAAGGCATTAAACAGTTGTGCATTCGCAAGCAAACTTCCATTTAAACTTGATTATGGTGTGTTATCTGTATGCATATTCCAATAGTCAGCTGCTTTCATCTCCAACACTCGACGGAGACCATTGTGGGGACCCGTTAACAACCTCAACGCGATTTTCATCCTCACAGTCCGATCTTCAAGCTGTAATGTTTACAAACAAAGAATTATTACAATAAATAGATGTGTCGTATTTAGAttcaattaacaaaaaaaaaaagaataaatattacCACTCCTGTCATCTGCTCGTTGAACGATTGTTCCATGTTCAACCATTCCGCCACCCACAACCCAGAATTTTCGCTTCAAAAGTTGTAATATAGTGTAACTTTAGtaaattatacaaaatatatcatCTACGAGATATTAATCAGTTTACGAAATAAAAACCATATACCTATTACCAACATTTGGTATCCCCCTAGGCTCAACAATCTCCCATTTTTCAAAGTCCGGCAATAAACAAAATGATGTGTCCGCTTTGTATATGAGCAAAAGCAGACTTGAAAGAACAATCGCCTACGAAATTTGTAAACACATAATTTTACTAATGAATATAGTATACAAACACCGTAAAAAGTTGCTTAATAACTTAAGGTAATTGAATCAACTTACAATTTTCCTAATTTGTTGGCGCCTGCCTTCAATTTTGTCATCAACCAAGAATGAATCAAGATGGAATATCTTACTTTTTTCAAGATGAATTACCATCATAAACCAATGGCCACATGAATCCTCCATAGGAATATATATCTATAGCAAGGTTCATCGATGTTAGAACTACAAAAATCTACTTATGCAATATTTACCTATGTAGTATTAATTCTAGAACTCAATAATTATctggtttataaaaaaatgtagatAGTTACCAGCTTGAGGTTTTGCATAGAAGGCAAGTATGGTTCTCGATACTTTGCTTGTAATTCTTCAGGACCATAACCCATTAAAGCGTCTCTCTATCGATAGAAACAACATGGCAGTATTATTAACATACATTAAGAATGTTTGATactgaaaaaattatttgttaatgGATGAAATAAGTTTTACTATACCGCAAATGCTGGAGGTAAACACCAGAAATTTGGGGACACGGCATTAGCTTGATTCCATGTAAGCTTCCTGACCATCATGTTTATGATCTACAAATACATTATACCGACATATACGTTAGACTATGTCCTATTGTTATTGAAATAAATCGCAAATATAAGATGCCGATaaaataactatattatttaCCGGCATTCCCACATATCCTCCGGGGACAAAATGTTGGAAATCAGATCTCTTTCCAACAAAATCATGGCCAATTGAGACCACATCTTCatccctataattttttataaaaacatgaATAACTTATTATATATAGGGTTCATGTTAAATTTTTGAAGATTCAAATTGAAATGTATTCAAGTTTTCTTGTTGATGAACCACATACGTCTTGTCATTATCATCTTTAAATATGTAAGCAATCAACTTCGCCTGGTGCTCCTTAAGTCTCATTTCACCGGTGGGACGAAACTTGCATTTCAAAAGCTATAAGTTTAACAAGAATTTATTAGTCACATAACATACATAAAACAAAGTTTATGCAGGAAAATTCAGACTTTACATTTGCAAATAGTCATGTGCAAAAGAATAAGTTTGACATGTTGGACATACTTTTGGCAATGTAGCCTTATTTGGGTTGAACTTGTAATTCCTAGGAGGTTTTTTGGCAGATTCAGTGTTTGGCTTTGGCGGAGGCATGTTGCGTTTTGCATTGAACCCTGGCCTAGGTGTGTCACACCGTCTTCGTTTTCCATGATTTGGCGACGGAGAAGGGAAATTCAGTTTCTTGTTACACATTATTGGATCATTCCTATCATCCTGCACAATATATTAATGAATTTAGACACAGCTTGTTccataaatttcataaaattaaatatgcaaGATTTTAACCTTGGATTGTCTATAGCTGCAGCTACCGGTTACGAATCTAGAGCCAGTGAATTCATCAACACCTCTTGCACCAGCATCAGAATCAAATACCAAAGTTGTTGGACccttatatatgttttttggGTGGTTACAGTGCATATCATGTTCATATGGTCTCACAACATTGCTGAGATTATCAGACTCGTGCTTTTCATCATTGTATGATATAAAAACTGTTGAAATATCATTCATGAAGGGCTGTTTTCCTAAATCAGGGATCCTTAATTTAGTTGTAACATTAACATCCTTTTCCCTGGTGTTGAGCGTTGTAAACTTCGCAGTCAAGTTTGCATTTTCATGGTCAATCTTTGTGGTTTGTGTTTCAAACATGCTACTATCAGTTTCATTTGGtgtttttatttctaatttCAATAGGCCTATCATGAGTTCAAgcattttattgtttgtagagTCCATTTCAGCAACTTTCGATTTAAGCTCCTATATAAAACATAAGAAATAtatgtttaaataaaaatcaaaacaagatcAGGCATCAGTTTTCATTTTATGGTTAAGTATAGATGACAACCTTGAGTTCATTCACTACTTTGTTTAGAAGGACGTCGTGACTACATGACTCGGAATATGAACCAACCTCACTATTTTCTTTGGTGTCTGACAAAATCTAGGAACAAATCATAACAAACCATATTTTACTAACGTTGTTTGTAGCATTAAATGATctagtgttttttttaaaaaaagaataaggTTACAGACAAAACATGAGTAAATACCACATAAGGGGTGTTTGCAAATACTCCTTCCATTGCGTTTGGTAGTTCACTTTCAAGTTCATTAAAGTTTGTCCTGTAGATTTAAACAAACAGAACAATAGTTAATGGATGTGAGTATTAATGGATCGAAATTTATTGCTCACAAATCAGAATAAGTTTTTTGAACAATTATAACAAAATAGCAAAGGTCACATACCCAATTTCTTGGCTAAAAGCGTCGTCGAAATCCATGGTGATAGCTTTGGTACATTCAAGAGATGAAGGATGAAGCGTGAATGGCCTCTGcgttttatttttggtttttgagCTGTATTTGGTTGAGAGAAGAAGACCAATAAGGTGTGTTATGGAAGTAGATGTATTGGTACAAAGGCACAAACACTTATAGGACTAGAGGGCATCATCACACTGAGGTAAGTAAAAATCTCACacataactttaaaaaaataactgaGATTGCTAACAATGGTAACCTCTACTCTATTGTGTTTAATTAGTAGTCTCACCGGAcccaaatataagcaaaagtgtaagtaaaatatgtatttattaaaataggtttaattagtaaaatgatcccttaaagatatttttggtttcagattggtcccttaaagaaaaaaatgttcaaataggtccttaaagataaaaaagtccgaataggtcccttaaagacatctgtgttaatcagtttggtacctaaaaagtggtctaaacaggaccaaactgattaacggagatgtctttaagggacctattcggactttttttttctttaagggatctattcggactataatttaaattacataCATGTTATATCGaatacatatttaaaaaaatttattttggttgTATTTGTGTCCGGAAAAAATTATTCACTATTTCTGTCGAAACAACAAACATAAAGATCAAAGAGAAGTAAGGCACAATATAGACTATATAAATCCACAACATGTTTATTTTGACTGcgaatataaaaagtaaaaatgaactTTAAAAAAGTAAGagttattttataattattccTTGGCTAATAATCATgagatatatatgatatatcgcATTTAGGGATCGTAAAAGTTATCTGATaacataaggaaaaaaaaatcattgtatTGTTTGTAGTAGTTATCTATttgcattttaaaaaaatatcaatattataGTTAATGAAAATAAGTACTCCCTCTCTGTccagaaataaaataaaaaatgtggtCAACAAAAGTAAATGTATTCAGTCCAAATACTCGACATCcattacaatttttttgatttttttttttattatttgggACCAATTGACTATTAatcctggaaaaaaaaaaggaaaaaaattattagtattaatcTTGTGATGAGATGACCTTGATTTGGCCAAGCTAATCACAATAAATGCATGACTAATGGAGGTCGTTTCAAAATAGCCTTGGTGCAGAAGCAATGatatgacaataaaatatttggATTTATTGCACCTACTTTCAACCATACGAGGGTATTTCCCCAAACCATTTAACACCTCTTTgtcttgtttattttaatttttttttttccaggatAAATAGTTTTATAGggtaactttattttttgttacgaATTAATTCTCCCTTCTCGGCcttatttttaagcaaaaacTGTTATTTACGTAGCTTGCAAAACCAATGTATCTAGCATGTTGTTGATTATAAAAACGGCCAAACTCTGGACTACCATGTTCCTTTTCTTATTAACCATAcggttattaaaaaaattgataatttttgtgttttctatTTAAGCATTGGTTAGTAATTTTACGGCGTAAGTTACATTAACACTTAAACTAAAAAATTGACGCTCTTAACATATTtagtcattttatttatttcatgcTTCGATATGATCCGGCGTGTTTGCATATTCTAActaagcgtgtgtttggttctgcggcggagagaattgattttggcagaattgattatgtaaaattgattctggcaaaaattgattttaagctaaagtggtttatgtttggatatattaatgaaaaagtgagttgaacaaaaaaattgagtgtaaaaatcaagtctagaatcagaagctacgatttctagcttcaagtagaatcaattctggatgcagaatcaattctacttttgagaaaccaaacaagtcagaatcaattctacacgtccagaatcaattctgg from Trifolium pratense cultivar HEN17-A07 linkage group LG5, ARS_RC_1.1, whole genome shotgun sequence encodes:
- the LOC123884554 gene encoding protein FAR1-RELATED SEQUENCE 5-like is translated as MEGELSCENPEVTNLDLETDDVSDGSYMSSPEHDSNSNEYGSEHDAGSYTAEEDTVVIRDMADIKKISLENFHLTDISKYEFASLDVAYKFYCWFAKMSGFSVRKGHVIRNRERHVLQQTFLCSREGFRHSQGLNPEDRQRQQKNTTRCGCMAKCRVHIDIRSRKWYVTVFEFEHNHELLNGTMCGFLPAYRKMAQGDIDEIERNRTAGIRPYQVYGSMANASGGFHKVGFVKKDLYNQVGKQRKEVYSDTCRAVRYLRDLSTKDPLMFVTHSIDLERRLERLFWCDGESRKNYEIFGDVVAFDATYRKNKYNCPFVVFSGVNHHNQTIVFATGIVTRETEETYVWLLEQFLTAMNGKHPLSVITDGDLAMRNAIRRVFPTSHHRLCAWHLLRNASSNIGIPECMSHLKRCMLGDMEVEKFENLWSEMVEKFRLQDNNWVKDMYEKRKMWATAHIRGSFFAGIRTTSRCEALHSHIGQFLHSRINMTDFVQQFHRCLTFFRFREIEADFQSNYGEPVLQTSMRSIEKSAAKQFTKEIFLLFRSILKNAVLLRITGSVELSMGYIFNVSKYCGDGSEWYVTFCEEPIDFKCSCLRMESLGLPCDHILATMLYLDFDQLPECLVLPRWSKYAKDSIRDTYASGSLYWDAQPAARFSAIVQMCKVAAELVFNDLEEYNHIVDILGGEIRRLKLKRNDQSGDRSGELSPVLQTGIEEVDILNPDVVRTKGCGAMPNGTPSNHRSHRSCGVCRVVGHNKRSCPHVHTTPLGGDTQYSASESRHYYDDSYEFVGQSGYERQY